In a genomic window of Seriola aureovittata isolate HTS-2021-v1 ecotype China chromosome 11, ASM2101889v1, whole genome shotgun sequence:
- the LOC130177994 gene encoding neuroligin-4, X-linked-like: MSELRTRKNPSTSPPLPSLSSPFGSLYLLLSLCLTLSFYPASAQQTVPVISTVQGRIRGILTPLPSDLLGPVIQYLGVPYARPPTGDRRFQPPEPPLPWPGIRNVTQFAPVCPQSLDERSMLGDMMPSWLTANLDIAATYLTHQSEDCLYLNIYVPTEEDIHEEGGQRPVMVYVHGGSYTEGTGNMMDGSVLASYGNVIVITLNYRLGVLGFLSTGDQAAKGNYGLLDQIQALRWVKENIAAFGGDPNRVTVFGSGAGASCVSLLTLSHYSEDLFHRAIIQSGSALASWAVNYQPSKYARQLGERVGCGIDDSTQLVACLQGRSYRELVEQNITPAKYHTAFAPVIDGDVIPDDPQILMEQGEFLNYDVMLGVNQGEGVKFVEGIVDSEDGVTAEDFDFAVSDFVDSLYGYPEGRDTLRESIRFMYTDWADRDNAETRRKTLVALFTDHQWVAPAIATADLHAQYGSPTYFYSFYHHCQSDATPPWADSAHGDEVPYVFGVPMVGPTDLFNCNFSKNDVMLSAVVMTYWTNFAKTGDPNQPVPQDTKFIHTKPNRFEEVAWSKYTPKEQLYLHIGLKPRVRDHYRATKISFWLQLVPHLHHVNELLQSVSSFTHSPSPQDDTPYSYTKRLSKGWPPSSTRHPGSQGGTPQPPESALGQGGEENGVHVPNEDYSTELSVTIAVGASLLFLNILAFAALLYKKDKRRLEHRRPRPLPPPRRDITPADVAAHLQGEGLMSLQVKQLECDAASADERNNTHHHHTLDTLDALDGLDTQDIYSTLDTVRLTCPPDYTLTLRRSPDDVPLMTSLTPGSLPVTPGSHPVTPATPMTPMTPGSVVGMRMGHPHQGYTHHSPYSNTHLPHTHISTHTHSTTRV, translated from the exons ATGTCTGAGCTGAGGACCAGGAAAAATCCCTCtacctcacctcctctcccatccctctcctcccccttcgGGTCCCTatacctcctcctctccctctgcctcacccTTTCTTTCTACCCGGCGTCGGCGCAGCAGACTGTGCCTGTCATCTCCACGGTGCAGGGCCGCATCCGTGGCATCTTGACCCCGCTGCCCTCAGACCTCCTGGGCCCTGTCATCCAGTACCTGGGAGTGCCATATGCCAGGCCCCCAACAGGGGACCGGCGATTCCAGCCGCCGGAGCCACCTTTACCCTGGCCAGGAATACGAAATGTGACGCAGTTTGCTCCCGTGTGCCCGCAGTCGCTGGATGAGAGGAGCATGCTGGGAGATATGATGCCATCCTGGCTCACGGCTAACCTGGATATAGCGGCGACGTACCTCACTCACCAGAGCGAGGATTGTCTTTACCTCAATATCTACGTGCCCACTGAGGAAG ACATCCATGAGGAGGGGGGTCAGCGGCCAGTGATGGTCTACGTCCACGGTGGCTCGTACACAGAGGGCACTGGTAACATGATGGATGGCAGTGTGCTGGCAAGCTACGGCAACGTCATTGTCATAACCCTCAACTACCGCCTAGGAGTATTGG GGTTTCTTAGTACCGGTGACCAGGCAGCAAAGGGGAACTACGGCTTGCTGGATCAGATCCAGGCTCTGCGCTGGGTGAAGGAGAACATTGCAGCCTTCGGAGGAGACCCAAACAGGGTCACTGTGTTTGGATCTGGGGCCGGAGCCTCCTGTGTCAGCCTCCTCACCTTGTCTCATTactctgaag ACCTGTTCCATAGAGCCATCATCCAGAGCGGTAGTGCTTTAGCCAGTTGGGCTGTCAACTACCAGCCCAGCAAGTACGCCCGGCAGCTCGGTGAGAGGGTGGGCTGTGGCATCGACGACAGCACCCAACTGGTTGCCTGCCTCCAGGGCCGGAGTTACCGGGAACTTGTGGAGCAGAACATAACGCCGGCCAAATATCACACGGCTTTTGCCCCCGTGATTGATGGTGATGTTATACCAGATGACCCCCAGATTCTGATGGAGCAGGGAGAATTTCTGAACTACGACGTGATGCTTGGGGTTAATCAGGGTGAAGGCGTGAAGTTTGTGGAGGGCATTGTGGACTCAGAGGACGGTGTCACTGCTGAGGACTTTGACTTTGCTGTGTCAGACTTTGTGGATAGTTTATATGGATACCCAGAAGGCCgagacacactgagagagagcaTAAG GTTCATGTACACGGACTGGGCAGACCGCGACAATGCAGAAACCCGACGAAAGACTCTGGTCGCGCTATTTACAGACCACCAATGGGTGGCACCAGCAATCGCCACAGCTGACCTTCACGCTCAGTATGGGTCTCCCACCTACTTCTACTCCTTTTACCACCACTGCCAGAGTGATGCCACTCCGCCCTGGGCTGACTCCGCCCATGGTGATGAG gtgccgTACGTGTTCGGCGTGCCCATGGTGGGACCCACCGATCTGTTCAACTGCAACTTCTCCAAGAACGATGTGATGCTGAGCGCTGTAGTCATGACTTACTGGACCAACTTCGCCAAGACTGG TGATCCAAACCAGCCGGTTCCTCAAGACACCAAGTTTATCCACACGAAACCTAACCGCTTTGAAGAAGTGGCCTGGTCTAAGTACACCCCTAAAGAGCAGCTGTACCTCCACATCGGCCTCAAGCCTCGTGTCAGAGACCACTACCGGGCCACCAAAATCTCCTTCTGGCTCCAGCTGGTGCCTCACTTGCATCATGTCAATGAGCTCCTCCAGTCGGTGTCCTCCTTCACACACAGTCCCTCTCCACAGGACGACACCCCTTATTCTTACACCAAGCGCCTGTCCAAAGGTTGGCCTCCAAGCAGCACTCGTCACCCGGGCTCACAAGGAGGGACACCACAGCCTCCGGAGTCTGCTTTAGGCCAAGGTGGAGAGGAAAACGGGGTCCACGTCCCTAATGAGGACTACTCCACTGAACTCTCTGTGACGATTGCTGTGGGAGCGTCACTGTTGTTTCTTAACATCCTCGCGTTCGCGGCTCTGCTCTACAAGAAAGACAAGAGGCGTCTGGAGCATCGTAGGCCACGTCCACTTCCTCCCCCGAGACGAGATATCACACCTGCAGATGTCGCCGCCCACCTACAGGGAGAAGGGCTGATGTCATTACAG GTGAAGCAGCTGGAGTGTGATGCAGCATCAGCAGATGAAAGGAACAACACTCACCACCATCACACTCTGGATACGCTGGACGCTCTGGACGGCCTGGACACCCAGGACATCTACAGCACACTGGACACCGTGCGCCTCACCTGCCCACCCGATTACACCCTCACCTTGCGCCGCTCACCCGATGACGTCCCACTCATGACGTCCCTGACCCCAGGATCACTGCCTGTGACCCCTGGATCACACCCTGTTACCCCAGCAACGCCAATGACCCCCATGACACCCGGATCAGTGGTGGGCATGAGGATGGGGCACCCTCACCAGGGATACACACACCATAGCCCATATAGTAATACACacttgccacacacacacatctccacgcacacacactccaccacGCGTGTATAA